One genomic window of Sulfurovum lithotrophicum includes the following:
- a CDS encoding NFACT RNA binding domain-containing protein, producing the protein MKLYELKAIAERLNDFGYISRARRIEDNTLELVFDKADSYFFNMTRGHSFVYKAPSQRPLQGYNAPFDTLLHSLLSGSRLLNVEVPDGDRILRFTIAPKSSYKDKIIYLQLEFTGKNTNAILLDENEVIIEALRHIDADSSFRVIRPGVELLPIPPHERKEESRHIDNIDTCLEEKFREVQAKKLSEMKKQKLTSISKKIKKLSQLLAKLPDEKKLKEEEKKQKVYGNLVLANLYQIKPYDSKLKTYDFEGNEISIPLPKNVKVNRMSDHFFNLSKRAKSKAKNIHIEKENLESKKAFYENIRYALEQAKQPYELELLVPKRGKSQRKKERLKEGELFWIEDYKVMVGRNSNENQKLLSMAKGNDIWMHTREIPGSHVIIRTDKQNLPDSVLQAAAKLCVDFSTDQPGNYLVDYTKRKFVKVQEGSHVEYDKYQTIAVLKEGVEIRI; encoded by the coding sequence ATGAAACTCTACGAACTCAAAGCCATCGCAGAACGTCTGAACGATTTTGGCTACATCTCCCGTGCAAGACGCATCGAGGACAATACGCTCGAACTCGTCTTTGACAAAGCTGACAGCTATTTCTTCAACATGACCAGAGGCCACAGCTTCGTTTACAAAGCTCCAAGCCAACGACCTTTGCAGGGTTACAATGCCCCTTTTGACACCCTGCTTCATTCTCTTCTGAGCGGGAGCAGGCTTTTGAATGTCGAAGTACCCGACGGTGACCGCATTTTACGTTTCACCATTGCTCCGAAAAGTTCATATAAGGACAAGATCATCTATCTGCAGCTCGAATTTACGGGCAAGAACACCAACGCCATTCTTCTTGATGAGAACGAGGTGATTATCGAAGCACTCAGGCATATCGATGCGGACAGTTCGTTCAGGGTGATCCGTCCGGGGGTGGAACTGCTTCCCATCCCGCCGCACGAACGTAAAGAAGAGAGCAGACATATAGACAATATCGACACCTGTCTCGAAGAGAAATTCAGAGAGGTACAGGCAAAAAAACTCTCCGAAATGAAGAAACAGAAACTCACTTCCATTTCCAAGAAGATCAAAAAACTCTCGCAGCTTCTGGCAAAACTCCCCGACGAGAAGAAGCTGAAAGAAGAAGAGAAGAAACAGAAAGTGTACGGCAATCTTGTCCTTGCGAACCTCTATCAGATCAAACCCTATGACAGCAAACTGAAAACCTACGACTTCGAAGGCAATGAGATCAGCATCCCCCTGCCAAAGAATGTCAAAGTCAACCGCATGAGCGATCATTTTTTCAACCTCTCGAAACGTGCCAAAAGCAAGGCAAAGAACATTCACATAGAAAAAGAGAACCTGGAGAGCAAAAAAGCCTTTTACGAGAACATCCGTTATGCACTTGAACAGGCAAAACAGCCCTATGAGCTTGAACTGCTGGTCCCCAAGCGTGGAAAATCCCAGCGAAAGAAAGAGAGGCTCAAAGAGGGCGAGCTCTTCTGGATAGAGGATTACAAGGTCATGGTGGGGCGCAACAGCAACGAGAACCAGAAGCTCCTCTCCATGGCCAAAGGGAACGACATATGGATGCATACCCGGGAGATCCCCGGCTCCCATGTTATCATCCGTACCGACAAACAGAATCTACCCGATTCCGTACTGCAGGCAGCTGCGAAACTCTGCGTAGATTTCTCTACCGATCAGCCGGGCAATTACCTGGTCGACTACACCAAACGGAAATTCGTAAAGGTCCAGGAAGGCAGCCATGTCGAGTATGACAAATACCAGACCATAGCTGTACTCAAAGAGGGTGTGGAGATACGTATATAG
- a CDS encoding phosphatidate cytidylyltransferase: MTRIFTDYQERWLTGIGLLALVGFIGWVDSFFVMWLFLGTIYMFAFYEAMKLFKLVGPGAYFWAALLWFFAYFYPNPDDLFYFVAIIFGASIAYFHNFDKRLILPFLYPVSGIFFFLILYNDFGIAAMFWLLVTVALTDVGAFFTGKAIGKTKFSDTSPNKTLEGVIGGVLVATAAGTYIGMIVAPLWIAFAVTFFTSVASVFGDLFESYLKREAGVKDSGDLLPGHGGILDRIDGYLFGAPMMVIALRAFL, encoded by the coding sequence ATGACACGGATTTTTACAGACTATCAGGAACGTTGGCTTACAGGTATCGGGCTGCTTGCCCTGGTTGGATTCATAGGCTGGGTAGACAGCTTTTTTGTCATGTGGCTTTTTTTGGGAACCATCTACATGTTCGCATTCTATGAAGCGATGAAGCTCTTCAAACTGGTAGGACCTGGAGCCTATTTCTGGGCGGCGCTACTCTGGTTCTTTGCCTACTTCTACCCCAACCCCGACGATCTGTTCTATTTCGTTGCGATCATCTTCGGTGCTTCTATAGCATACTTCCACAATTTTGACAAAAGACTGATCCTTCCTTTTCTCTACCCGGTCAGCGGTATCTTTTTCTTTCTGATCCTTTACAACGATTTCGGCATTGCCGCGATGTTCTGGCTGCTGGTAACCGTTGCGCTGACAGATGTGGGTGCTTTCTTTACGGGCAAAGCAATTGGCAAGACCAAATTTTCCGACACTTCGCCCAACAAGACACTTGAAGGCGTCATCGGAGGCGTACTTGTCGCTACAGCGGCAGGGACCTATATCGGTATGATCGTTGCACCGCTCTGGATCGCTTTTGCCGTTACCTTTTTCACCTCCGTGGCTTCGGTCTTCGGAGACCTCTTCGAATCCTACCTCAAGCGCGAAGCGGGCGTGAAGGACTCAGGCGACCTTCTTCCCGGCCACGGCGGGATACTCGACAGGATCGACGGTTATCTCTTCGGTGCGCCCATGATGGTTATTGCCCTAAGAGCCTTCTTATAG
- a CDS encoding succinate dehydrogenase/fumarate reductase iron-sulfur subunit — MQIKILRSETNTYQEYRLPAGEIPLLSALVYIKEAQDATLTFSAGCRASVCGTCAVRVNGREELACSYKVKPGDVIEPLQYHSVLRDLKVDKDKAKGTLKKATTWLQKFQEAPLTPEDEKRTEKQTDCILCNACYSACPVFAVNPDFLGPFALTRAYRYSKDKREGNAKTIIDNIQSNGVWDCTLCGECTAVCPKGIDPKMDITMLRGTSLQHGHQDPSFASQNFGGPDFGGGGFGFDPNAGF; from the coding sequence ATGCAAATAAAAATCCTACGCAGCGAAACCAACACCTATCAGGAGTACCGTCTTCCTGCCGGTGAAATCCCGCTGCTTAGCGCTCTGGTCTACATTAAGGAGGCCCAGGATGCCACACTGACCTTTTCTGCAGGATGCCGTGCGTCCGTTTGCGGCACCTGTGCAGTACGGGTGAACGGAAGGGAAGAGCTTGCCTGCTCCTATAAGGTCAAGCCCGGAGATGTCATCGAACCGCTACAGTACCACTCCGTACTGCGCGATCTCAAAGTAGACAAGGACAAAGCCAAAGGGACACTCAAAAAAGCAACCACTTGGCTACAGAAATTCCAGGAAGCTCCACTTACACCTGAAGATGAAAAACGTACGGAGAAACAGACGGACTGCATCCTCTGCAATGCCTGCTACTCCGCCTGCCCCGTCTTTGCAGTCAACCCGGATTTCCTGGGTCCATTCGCTCTTACACGTGCTTACCGCTACAGTAAAGACAAGCGTGAAGGAAATGCCAAAACCATCATCGACAACATTCAGAGCAACGGTGTATGGGATTGTACGTTGTGCGGAGAATGTACGGCGGTCTGCCCCAAAGGCATTGACCCCAAAATGGACATTACGATGCTTCGCGGAACTTCACTACAGCACGGTCATCAGGACCCGTCATTTGCTTCGCAGAATTTCGGTGGACCTGATTTTGGAGGCGGCGGGTTCGGGTTTGACCCCAATGCAGGGTTTTAG
- the gyrB gene encoding DNA topoisomerase (ATP-hydrolyzing) subunit B, protein MAEYGASNIKVLKGLEAVRKRPGMYIGDTSTKGLHHLVYEVVDNSIDEAMAGFCDTIKVTLTKAGSAIIEDNGRGIPVTEHPTEKISAATVVLTVLHAGGKFDKDTYKVSGGLHGVGVSVVNALSKELHLTVFKDGEIHEQSFKKGIPQEPLVATGPTRKKGTKIEFWPDDSIFTEGVTFQKEILSKRFKELAYLNPKIRIEFKDERDGTKEIFHFEGGIKQFVEDMNTKPPLTKAQFFQGKADDIEIDIALMYCDSDTEKSLSFVNNIKTPDGGTHEAGFRAGLTRSIASYIAKNASAKEKGVKITGEDCKEGLIAIVSVRVPEPQFEGQTKGKLGSSYVRPLVQKFFSEHFNKYLEENPTEAKAIMAQVLLAARGRDAAKRAKDLVKRKDSMSVGTLPGKLADCQSKDPEISEIYLVEGDSAGGSAKQGRDRVFQAILPLKGKILNVEKARLEKILKSDEIKNMITALGCGIGEEFNEDKLRYHKIIIMTDADVDGSHIQTLLMTFFFRFLQPVVEKGYLYLAQPPLYRYKKGKNETYLKDDKALNDFLIENGISVIESKTMGENDLIDLFKLVAYYKMTLKEIEKRFALPEVLRYMIENPDIIGTSNKALAKTLEKYIKELGYNILNKTITEDRLHYFVQTNDGLEELIVDETLFTNPHYNEAIHIHQKIQEHITDEFKDKDLLALFAEVEASAKKGAYIQRYKGLGEMNPEQLWETTMTPENRRLLQVRIDDSEEASETFTLFMGDEVEPRRAYIESHAKDVKHLDV, encoded by the coding sequence ATGGCAGAATATGGTGCGAGTAATATTAAGGTCCTCAAGGGACTCGAAGCGGTAAGAAAAAGACCCGGAATGTACATCGGTGATACCTCTACAAAAGGACTCCACCACCTCGTCTACGAAGTGGTTGATAACTCCATCGATGAGGCAATGGCAGGGTTCTGTGACACGATCAAGGTCACCCTTACCAAAGCAGGTTCTGCCATCATTGAGGATAACGGCCGTGGTATCCCTGTTACAGAACACCCGACAGAGAAGATCTCTGCTGCCACAGTTGTGCTTACCGTGCTGCATGCCGGTGGTAAATTTGACAAGGACACCTACAAGGTTTCCGGTGGTCTTCACGGGGTCGGGGTCTCCGTAGTGAACGCACTTTCCAAAGAACTTCACCTGACCGTTTTCAAAGATGGAGAGATCCATGAACAATCCTTCAAAAAGGGTATTCCTCAGGAACCACTTGTAGCAACGGGACCAACACGCAAAAAGGGAACGAAGATAGAGTTCTGGCCGGATGACTCTATCTTCACTGAGGGCGTCACTTTCCAGAAAGAAATTCTGAGCAAACGTTTTAAGGAGCTTGCCTATCTCAATCCTAAGATCAGAATTGAATTTAAAGACGAGAGAGACGGTACCAAGGAGATCTTTCATTTTGAAGGGGGGATCAAACAGTTCGTTGAAGACATGAATACAAAACCGCCTCTGACCAAAGCACAGTTCTTTCAGGGAAAAGCGGATGACATAGAGATCGATATTGCACTAATGTACTGTGATTCGGATACCGAAAAGTCACTCTCCTTTGTCAACAACATCAAGACCCCTGACGGTGGTACCCATGAAGCGGGGTTCAGAGCGGGACTGACCCGTTCGATCGCAAGCTATATCGCCAAGAATGCCTCTGCCAAAGAGAAGGGAGTGAAGATTACAGGCGAGGACTGCAAAGAGGGGCTTATTGCCATTGTCTCCGTACGTGTTCCAGAACCGCAATTCGAGGGACAGACCAAAGGAAAGCTCGGTTCAAGTTATGTACGCCCATTGGTACAGAAATTTTTCTCGGAGCACTTTAACAAATACCTTGAAGAGAATCCCACAGAGGCCAAAGCCATCATGGCACAGGTATTGCTTGCCGCACGCGGCAGGGATGCTGCCAAAAGAGCCAAGGACCTCGTCAAACGTAAAGACTCCATGTCTGTGGGAACGCTTCCGGGCAAACTGGCAGACTGCCAAAGCAAAGACCCCGAGATCTCTGAGATCTACCTGGTGGAAGGAGACTCAGCGGGCGGTTCGGCCAAACAGGGACGGGACAGAGTTTTCCAGGCGATCCTGCCGCTCAAAGGTAAGATCCTCAATGTAGAAAAAGCCAGACTGGAAAAGATCCTCAAGTCGGACGAGATCAAAAACATGATCACTGCACTGGGCTGCGGAATCGGAGAGGAATTCAATGAAGACAAACTCAGATATCACAAAATCATCATCATGACCGATGCCGATGTGGACGGTTCCCACATCCAGACACTGCTGATGACCTTCTTCTTCCGCTTCCTGCAACCCGTAGTGGAAAAAGGATACCTCTATCTCGCACAGCCGCCGCTGTACCGCTATAAAAAAGGGAAGAATGAAACTTACCTCAAAGACGACAAGGCACTAAACGATTTCCTTATCGAGAATGGTATCTCTGTCATTGAGAGCAAAACGATGGGAGAAAATGACCTTATAGACCTCTTCAAGCTCGTGGCTTATTATAAAATGACGCTCAAAGAGATCGAGAAGCGTTTTGCTCTGCCTGAAGTGCTGCGCTATATGATTGAGAATCCGGATATCATCGGTACCTCGAACAAAGCGTTGGCGAAAACACTTGAAAAGTACATCAAAGAACTGGGATATAACATTCTGAACAAAACGATCACAGAAGACAGACTGCACTATTTTGTTCAGACCAACGACGGACTTGAAGAGCTGATCGTAGATGAGACCCTCTTTACCAACCCACATTACAATGAGGCGATCCACATTCATCAGAAGATCCAAGAACACATCACTGACGAGTTCAAAGACAAAGACCTCCTGGCACTCTTTGCAGAAGTGGAAGCTTCAGCCAAGAAAGGTGCTTATATCCAACGCTACAAAGGTTTGGGGGAGATGAACCCTGAACAGCTTTGGGAGACGACGATGACCCCGGAGAACAGACGACTACTCCAGGTCAGGATCGATGATAGCGAAGAAGCAAGTGAAACCTTTACACTCTTTATGGGAGACGAGGTAGAGCCAAGGCGTGCCTACATCGAAAGTCATGCCAAAGATGTCAAACACCTGGATGTCTGA
- a CDS encoding acyl-CoA thioesterase has translation MKPYIYNFNVNKEDIDFNGHVNNVTYLSWMIDAATKHSAAVGYGYEKCLELGGTWVAKSHNIEYKRPAFENDELQMKTWIEDIGKILSTRRYELTRPSDGALICEGKTEWVFVDSKKMRPMKIPQEIIEGFKNT, from the coding sequence ATGAAACCATATATTTATAACTTCAATGTAAACAAAGAAGATATTGACTTCAACGGCCATGTCAACAACGTCACCTACCTCTCATGGATGATAGATGCAGCCACAAAACACTCTGCTGCTGTCGGTTACGGATATGAAAAATGTCTGGAACTTGGCGGCACATGGGTCGCCAAATCACATAACATCGAGTATAAAAGACCTGCCTTCGAAAATGATGAACTCCAAATGAAAACATGGATAGAAGATATCGGGAAGATCCTCTCAACCCGTCGCTACGAACTGACACGTCCGAGTGATGGTGCACTTATCTGCGAGGGAAAGACAGAGTGGGTCTTTGTGGACAGTAAAAAGATGCGGCCCATGAAGATCCCGCAGGAGATCATTGAGGGGTTTAAGAATACCTAA
- the leuC gene encoding 3-isopropylmalate dehydratase large subunit: protein MGQTITEKIFSEHAGKKVHAGEIVRVDIDMIIGNDITTPISIRAFEESGAEKLARPDNFSIVMDHYIPAKDIASANQAKISREFAYKHDLKYFFDEKDMGIEHALLPEKGLVIPGDVIIGADSHTCTHGALGAFSTGMGSTDLAFGMITGGNWFKVPETIKVVLTGKPGEHIYGKDIILEIIRILGVDGALYKALEFTGDAIGHLGMDDRFSMCNMAIEAGAKSGIIAVDNITEAYLIEREEVNGGLRAKPKIHYSDDDANYCQVITIDVENLSPVIAYPFLPSNGKPVEQAVADDLKIDQVMIGSCTNGRIEDLRIAAEIMKGKRVAKHTRMIVTPATQKILMQAQHEGLMDILIEAGAVVSNPTCGACLGGYMGILGDGERCVATTNRNFVGRMGARTSEIYLANSAVAAASAIAGKIVDPRDI from the coding sequence ATGGGACAAACAATTACAGAAAAGATTTTTTCGGAGCATGCCGGTAAAAAGGTACATGCAGGAGAGATCGTCAGGGTTGATATCGATATGATCATCGGTAACGACATTACAACACCTATTTCGATTCGCGCATTTGAAGAGAGCGGTGCGGAAAAGCTTGCCAGGCCAGACAACTTCTCCATCGTAATGGACCACTATATCCCTGCCAAAGATATTGCTTCGGCCAACCAGGCGAAGATATCAAGAGAGTTTGCCTACAAGCATGATCTCAAGTACTTCTTCGATGAGAAAGATATGGGGATCGAACATGCGCTGCTTCCCGAAAAAGGTCTGGTGATCCCCGGTGATGTCATCATCGGTGCAGACTCTCATACCTGTACGCACGGTGCCCTTGGGGCATTCTCCACTGGTATGGGAAGTACCGATCTTGCCTTTGGTATGATCACAGGCGGCAACTGGTTCAAGGTGCCAGAAACGATCAAGGTGGTGCTCACAGGGAAACCCGGTGAGCATATTTACGGGAAAGATATCATTTTGGAGATCATCCGCATCTTGGGTGTGGACGGAGCACTGTACAAAGCATTGGAATTTACCGGAGATGCCATCGGGCACCTTGGTATGGATGACAGATTCTCCATGTGTAACATGGCGATCGAAGCGGGAGCGAAATCGGGTATCATCGCGGTCGACAACATCACGGAAGCGTATCTCATTGAAAGAGAAGAGGTCAACGGCGGACTCAGAGCGAAGCCGAAGATCCACTACTCCGATGACGATGCGAACTACTGTCAGGTCATCACGATCGATGTGGAGAACCTCTCTCCTGTGATCGCCTATCCGTTCCTGCCAAGTAACGGTAAACCTGTAGAGCAGGCTGTTGCAGATGATCTTAAGATCGACCAGGTGATGATAGGAAGCTGTACGAACGGACGTATCGAGGATTTGAGGATTGCTGCTGAGATCATGAAGGGCAAGAGAGTAGCCAAGCATACGAGAATGATCGTTACGCCTGCAACACAAAAGATCCTGATGCAGGCACAGCATGAAGGTTTGATGGACATCCTTATCGAAGCGGGTGCTGTGGTTTCCAACCCTACCTGCGGTGCCTGTCTTGGCGGATATATGGGTATCCTGGGTGATGGCGAGCGTTGTGTGGCAACGACCAACCGTAACTTTGTAGGACGCATGGGTGCCAGAACGTCGGAGATATACCTTGCCAACTCTGCCGTGGCCGCCGCCTCTGCCATCGCAGGTAAGATCGTCGATCCTCGGGATATTTAG
- a CDS encoding RBBP9/YdeN family alpha/beta hydrolase produces the protein MKNKYLILHGWGGSDSPHWQAELACEIAKNYGTVSFPLLDNCHFPNKNRWIKQVKAILEDFRPDTVVCHSLANTLWFWLCEEDIEGVERLFMVSPPSLTTTESTIRTFFPCPMPDDLHAKEVHMIISSNDPWITVEEASRIAEHYNIPLTIIENAGHINADSGYGKWELIEQLVMEKKC, from the coding sequence ATGAAAAACAAATACCTTATTCTCCACGGCTGGGGAGGTTCTGATTCCCCGCACTGGCAGGCGGAGCTTGCCTGTGAGATCGCAAAGAATTATGGTACGGTCAGTTTCCCCCTGCTTGACAACTGTCACTTTCCAAACAAAAACAGATGGATAAAGCAGGTCAAGGCGATCCTGGAAGATTTCAGGCCGGACACCGTCGTATGTCATTCCCTGGCCAACACCCTCTGGTTCTGGCTCTGCGAAGAAGATATTGAAGGTGTAGAAAGACTTTTCATGGTATCCCCGCCAAGTCTGACCACAACCGAAAGTACCATCAGAACATTCTTCCCCTGCCCCATGCCGGATGATCTTCATGCCAAAGAGGTTCATATGATCATCTCAAGCAATGACCCTTGGATCACCGTAGAAGAAGCCTCACGGATCGCAGAACATTACAATATCCCTCTCACAATTATTGAAAATGCAGGGCATATCAATGCAGACAGCGGGTATGGAAAATGGGAATTGATTGAACAATTAGTAATGGAGAAAAAATGTTAA
- the dxr gene encoding 1-deoxy-D-xylulose-5-phosphate reductoisomerase: MPSSIIILGSTGSIGVNTLIVAEHYNITIEALVAGNNIDLLNQQIAVHQPKLVAIANEADRGRVNHPRVLCGAQGILEVIEHSQSRTVVNALVGYAGLAPTLKATSLGKKVALANKESLVVAGEFIDMSLITPIDSEHFGLWYLMNERPFSKLYITASGGAFRDWELDKMKDATFSDALKHPNWSMGNKITIDSATMTNKLFELLEAKWLFDTSNIDAVIEKRSVIHALVEFVDGSTTAHFAGVDMKLPIAFALKGEVTKEILPPTNLLGIGSLEFLPIESTRYPIWNIKEHILQNPHLGVVVNAANEVAIKAFQKEKCSFFGMSEMVLDAYKKFENVKANNIEEIIQIDREVRQYAESM, encoded by the coding sequence ATGCCATCCTCCATCATCATCCTGGGTTCCACCGGCTCTATCGGGGTTAATACCCTCATTGTTGCCGAACACTACAACATCACTATCGAAGCACTGGTAGCAGGGAACAATATCGACCTGCTTAATCAACAGATCGCAGTACACCAGCCCAAATTGGTCGCCATCGCCAATGAGGCCGACAGGGGCAGGGTCAACCATCCCCGTGTGCTCTGCGGTGCCCAAGGCATACTCGAAGTCATAGAACACTCCCAAAGTCGTACAGTGGTCAATGCCCTGGTAGGCTATGCCGGCCTCGCTCCCACACTCAAAGCAACTTCACTGGGAAAAAAAGTGGCTCTGGCGAACAAGGAGTCACTGGTCGTTGCCGGAGAGTTCATCGATATGTCGCTCATCACACCGATCGACTCCGAACATTTCGGACTCTGGTACCTGATGAACGAACGCCCTTTCTCCAAGCTCTACATCACTGCAAGCGGCGGCGCCTTCAGGGACTGGGAACTGGACAAAATGAAAGATGCCACTTTCTCAGATGCGCTTAAACATCCCAACTGGTCCATGGGAAACAAGATCACCATCGACTCTGCGACCATGACCAACAAACTCTTCGAACTGCTCGAAGCCAAATGGCTCTTTGACACTTCCAATATCGATGCTGTGATCGAAAAGAGATCGGTCATCCATGCCCTGGTCGAATTTGTCGACGGCTCTACAACAGCGCACTTTGCGGGAGTGGATATGAAGCTGCCCATCGCTTTTGCACTCAAGGGCGAAGTGACCAAAGAGATCCTGCCACCGACAAACCTTCTGGGTATCGGATCGCTGGAATTTCTGCCCATAGAATCTACCCGTTACCCCATCTGGAATATTAAGGAACACATATTGCAGAACCCGCATCTTGGTGTCGTGGTCAATGCTGCCAATGAAGTGGCCATCAAAGCTTTCCAGAAAGAGAAATGCTCCTTTTTCGGGATGAGTGAGATGGTTTTGGATGCCTACAAAAAATTTGAGAATGTAAAGGCGAATAATATTGAGGAGATCATCCAAATAGACAGGGAGGTGAGACAATATGCTGAATCGATGTAG
- a CDS encoding DUF433 domain-containing protein produces MTEEKLSYFNGKITIDPDLCNGKPTIRGQRITVQTILEFLSAGESECEILKQYPTLTKEDIQTCLSFASELMGQKYSLQKIA; encoded by the coding sequence ATGACAGAAGAAAAGTTGAGTTATTTTAATGGGAAAATTACAATTGACCCGGATCTGTGTAATGGCAAGCCAACCATTAGAGGGCAGAGGATTACTGTCCAGACGATTTTAGAATTCTTAAGTGCCGGTGAAAGTGAATGTGAAATATTAAAACAATATCCAACGCTTACAAAAGAAGATATACAAACTTGTCTCAGTTTTGCCTCAGAACTTATGGGGCAAAAGTATTCATTGCAAAAAATAGCATAA
- the tsaD gene encoding tRNA (adenosine(37)-N6)-threonylcarbamoyltransferase complex transferase subunit TsaD: MILSIESSCDDSSIAITETTTKKILYHKKISQEAEHSCYGGVVPELASRLHAVALPKILEETKPWFDKLKAVAVTNQPGLGVTLLEGIAMAKTVAVLQNIPLIPVHHLKGHIYSLFIEKETRFPLLVLLISGGHTQVIRVKNFEHMEILATSMDDSVGESFDKCAKMMGLGYPGGPLIEALALKGDENRFNLPVPLRNSPLIAFSLSGLKNAVRLTVEKLGGAEKMTEQDKANLSASFQKAVKLHLLQKSKKIFAKEPIRDFAIVGGASANQYLRGAYENLCREFGKTMHVAPLQYCSDNAAMIGRYAIDAYERKQFIDPNKIDIVSTKKQQAGMLL, encoded by the coding sequence ATGATCCTCAGTATCGAGTCCAGCTGTGATGACAGCTCCATCGCCATTACCGAAACAACCACAAAAAAGATCCTCTACCACAAAAAGATCTCCCAGGAGGCGGAACATTCCTGCTACGGCGGAGTGGTCCCGGAGCTGGCATCAAGACTGCATGCGGTAGCCCTGCCCAAGATACTCGAAGAGACAAAACCGTGGTTTGACAAACTCAAAGCAGTTGCCGTCACCAATCAGCCCGGCCTTGGCGTAACGCTGCTTGAGGGGATCGCTATGGCAAAAACGGTGGCCGTACTGCAAAACATCCCTCTCATCCCCGTACACCATCTCAAAGGGCATATCTACTCGCTTTTCATAGAGAAGGAAACCCGTTTCCCTCTTCTGGTACTCCTCATCTCTGGCGGGCATACACAGGTCATACGCGTTAAAAATTTTGAACATATGGAGATCCTTGCCACCAGCATGGACGATTCCGTAGGGGAGAGTTTCGACAAATGTGCCAAAATGATGGGTCTTGGCTACCCCGGAGGGCCGCTCATAGAAGCGCTTGCCCTCAAAGGGGACGAGAACCGTTTCAACCTACCCGTACCGTTGCGCAACTCTCCCCTCATTGCTTTTTCCCTCTCCGGCCTGAAGAATGCCGTACGGCTTACCGTTGAGAAGCTTGGGGGCGCAGAGAAGATGACAGAACAGGACAAAGCCAACCTCTCCGCCTCTTTTCAAAAAGCAGTCAAACTGCACCTGCTCCAGAAAAGCAAGAAAATCTTTGCCAAAGAGCCTATCAGGGATTTTGCCATCGTGGGAGGTGCTTCAGCCAACCAGTACCTCAGAGGTGCTTATGAAAACCTTTGCCGGGAATTCGGGAAGACCATGCATGTCGCCCCTCTCCAATACTGTTCAGACAATGCAGCAATGATAGGAAGATACGCCATAGATGCCTACGAACGAAAACAGTTCATCGATCCCAACAAGATCGATATCGTCAGTACCAAAAAACAGCAGGCGGGAATGCTGTTGTAG
- a CDS encoding DUF5615 family PIN-like protein produces the protein MPKYIVDANLPYYFSLWRNEAHIHVIDLNPHMKDSEIWQYAKENNLTIITKDADFSDRVLLNNPPPKVIHIKLGNMKMKVFHDVVSHIWNDVLLMSEEYKLVRVYSDRIEGVG, from the coding sequence ATGCCAAAATATATTGTTGATGCCAATCTGCCTTATTATTTCTCTTTGTGGAGAAACGAAGCACATATTCACGTTATTGATCTGAATCCTCATATGAAAGACAGTGAAATATGGCAGTACGCCAAAGAGAATAATCTTACAATTATTACCAAAGATGCTGACTTCTCAGACCGAGTACTTTTAAACAATCCCCCACCAAAAGTCATACATATCAAATTGGGAAATATGAAAATGAAAGTATTTCATGATGTAGTAAGTCATATTTGGAATGATGTTCTATTAATGAGTGAAGAATATAAGTTGGTGCGTGTGTATTCGGATAGAATTGAAGGTGTCGGATAA